Proteins from a genomic interval of Piscinibacter sp. HJYY11:
- the rdgB gene encoding RdgB/HAM1 family non-canonical purine NTP pyrophosphatase encodes MRLVLASNNAKKLVELQTLFAPLGLELVTQGSLGIPEAEEPHVTFVENALEKARHAAAHARSAAIADDSGLCVDALGGSPGVLSARYATLFGRPKHDDENNRVLLEQMASHDDRRARFVSALVAVRSADDPEPLIAFGRWDGEVLHELRGESGFGYDPLMFIPALGKSVAELDAVTKNAHSHRAIASQQMLALMREVWHLG; translated from the coding sequence ATGCGCCTGGTGCTGGCGTCGAACAACGCCAAGAAGCTGGTTGAGCTGCAAACGCTGTTTGCGCCGCTCGGCCTCGAACTCGTGACGCAAGGCAGCCTCGGCATTCCCGAAGCGGAGGAGCCGCACGTCACCTTCGTCGAGAACGCGCTGGAGAAGGCACGCCACGCGGCGGCCCACGCCAGGTCGGCTGCGATTGCGGACGACTCGGGTTTGTGTGTCGACGCGCTGGGCGGATCGCCCGGTGTGCTGTCGGCGCGGTACGCCACGCTCTTCGGTCGACCCAAGCATGACGACGAGAACAACCGCGTCTTGCTGGAGCAGATGGCGTCGCACGACGACCGCCGGGCTCGCTTCGTCAGCGCGCTCGTCGCGGTGCGTTCGGCCGACGACCCCGAGCCGCTGATCGCCTTTGGCCGCTGGGATGGCGAAGTGCTGCACGAGCTGCGCGGCGAAAGCGGCTTCGGCTACGACCCGTTGATGTTCATCCCCGCGTTGGGCAAGAGCGTCGCCGAGCTCGATGCGGTGACCAAGAACGCGCACAGCCACCGCGCGATCGCGTCGCAGCAAATGCTCGCACTGATGCGCGAGGTCTGGCACCTTGGCTGA
- the rpoZ gene encoding DNA-directed RNA polymerase subunit omega — translation MARITVEDCLTKIPNRFQLVLAATYRARMLSQGHAPKIETKNKPGVTALREIAAGEVGVEMLRKVPV, via the coding sequence ATGGCCCGCATCACCGTCGAAGACTGCCTGACCAAGATCCCCAACCGCTTCCAGCTGGTGCTCGCCGCAACCTACCGCGCCCGCATGCTGAGCCAGGGCCATGCCCCCAAGATCGAGACCAAGAACAAGCCCGGCGTGACCGCCCTGCGCGAAATCGCCGCCGGCGAAGTGGGTGTCGAGATGCTGCGCAAGGTGCCGGTCTGA
- the rph gene encoding ribonuclease PH, whose protein sequence is MTFQRTQNRAADSLRPVTITRGYTKHAEGSVLIAFGDTKVLCTASVEEKVPPHKRGSGEGWVTAEYGMLPRATHTRGDREAARGKQSGRTQEIQRLIGRSLRCVFDLKKLGERTIHLDCDVLQADGGTRTAAITGAYVAAADAVKWLQKQGLLVESPIREAVAAISVGIVEGTPLLDLEYIEDSACDTDMNVVMTAAGSFVEVQGTAEGAAFTRSDMDKLLALADKGIRELVAAQRAALES, encoded by the coding sequence ATGACATTCCAACGCACTCAGAACCGGGCCGCAGACTCTCTGCGCCCCGTCACCATCACCCGCGGCTACACCAAGCACGCCGAGGGCTCCGTGCTGATCGCCTTCGGCGACACCAAAGTGCTCTGCACCGCCTCGGTCGAAGAGAAGGTCCCGCCGCACAAGCGCGGCAGTGGCGAAGGCTGGGTGACCGCCGAGTACGGCATGCTGCCACGCGCGACGCACACCCGCGGTGACCGCGAAGCAGCGCGTGGCAAGCAGAGCGGTCGCACGCAGGAGATCCAGCGCCTCATCGGCCGTTCGCTGCGCTGTGTGTTCGACCTGAAGAAGCTCGGCGAGCGCACCATCCACCTCGACTGCGACGTGCTGCAGGCCGATGGCGGTACGCGCACCGCGGCGATCACCGGCGCCTACGTGGCGGCGGCCGATGCGGTGAAGTGGCTTCAGAAGCAGGGCCTGCTGGTCGAGTCGCCGATCCGCGAAGCGGTGGCAGCCATCTCGGTGGGCATCGTCGAAGGCACGCCGCTGCTCGATCTGGAATACATCGAAGACTCGGCCTGCGACACCGACATGAACGTGGTGATGACCGCTGCCGGCAGCTTCGTCGAAGTGCAGGGCACGGCCGAAGGCGCGGCCTTCACGCGTTCCGACATGGACAAGCTGCTGGCCCTCGCCGACAAGGGCATCCGCGAACTCGTGGCTGCGCAGCGCGCCGCGCTCGAAAGCTGA
- the gmk gene encoding guanylate kinase produces MEYPGNLFVVAAPSGAGKSSLVKALLELDSHLVVSISHTTRPPRGQEQEGREYYFIDEATFVEKIKRGEFLEHALVHGNRYGTSRAEVEKRIAGGEDVILEIDYQGALQIKQIFPNAVLIFILPPSWDELAQRLTRRGEDQPDSIAERLANARNEVAQAKHFDFVIINALFETALFELKAIVHSQRLKYAALRRSKPSVFAALNLD; encoded by the coding sequence ATGGAATACCCCGGCAACCTCTTCGTGGTGGCGGCGCCCAGCGGCGCCGGCAAGTCGAGCCTGGTCAAGGCGCTCCTGGAACTGGATTCGCACCTCGTCGTGTCCATCTCCCACACGACCCGCCCACCCCGCGGGCAGGAACAGGAAGGCCGTGAGTACTACTTCATCGACGAAGCGACGTTCGTCGAAAAGATCAAACGCGGTGAATTCCTCGAGCACGCCCTGGTGCACGGGAACCGCTATGGCACCTCGCGGGCGGAGGTGGAAAAGCGCATCGCCGGCGGCGAAGACGTGATCCTGGAGATCGACTACCAAGGCGCCCTGCAGATCAAGCAGATCTTCCCGAACGCGGTGCTGATCTTCATCCTGCCGCCCAGTTGGGACGAGCTGGCCCAGCGCCTGACGCGGCGCGGCGAGGACCAACCCGACTCCATTGCCGAGCGTCTGGCGAATGCCCGCAATGAGGTGGCGCAGGCCAAACACTTCGACTTCGTTATAATCAACGCTCTTTTTGAGACGGCGCTTTTCGAATTGAAAGCCATCGTCCACTCGCAGCGCCTCAAATACGCTGCCCTGCGTCGAAGCAAACCATCTGTCTTCGCCGCCCTGAACCTCGATTGA
- a CDS encoding YicC/YloC family endoribonuclease: MPVYSMTGYASATAGAQSATEATGATEASSARSGPSSAASVTVEIRSVNGRFLDLGFRLPDEFRSLEPALRDLITGAFRRGKIELRLNTKTEADTAWPSPQPEQLNRLSRLESTIQGWLPKAQNLSVHEVMQWCKGGTATEKLDDVALEAARQCIAGLRDARKREGDKLVAVLMERVTSLRELAAKAEPLIPAVVQRLQQRFVERWQEALAATGGGQGVSQEALQERALNEAAAYAIRIDVAEELARLRAHLDEIARLLKAGGEVGKRLDFLIQELLREANTLGSKSSTLELTNISVEMKVLIEQLREQVQNLE; this comes from the coding sequence ATGCCAGTCTACAGCATGACCGGGTACGCAAGCGCCACCGCCGGGGCGCAATCTGCGACAGAAGCCACAGGGGCCACCGAGGCTTCCAGCGCCCGATCCGGGCCCTCTTCGGCAGCAAGCGTGACGGTCGAGATCCGCTCCGTCAATGGTCGATTTCTCGACCTGGGCTTTCGACTTCCAGATGAGTTCCGCTCGTTGGAACCGGCCCTGCGCGACCTGATCACCGGCGCCTTCCGCCGCGGGAAGATCGAGCTTCGTCTGAACACGAAGACCGAGGCCGACACGGCTTGGCCGTCGCCCCAGCCGGAACAGCTCAACCGCCTCTCGCGGCTGGAAAGCACCATCCAGGGCTGGCTGCCAAAGGCGCAAAACCTGTCGGTGCACGAGGTCATGCAATGGTGCAAGGGTGGCACGGCGACCGAGAAGCTCGACGATGTGGCCCTCGAAGCCGCCCGCCAGTGCATCGCCGGCCTGCGCGATGCCCGCAAGCGCGAAGGCGACAAGCTGGTCGCCGTGCTGATGGAGCGCGTGACCAGCCTGCGCGAGCTGGCGGCCAAGGCGGAGCCGCTGATCCCTGCCGTCGTGCAGCGCCTGCAGCAGCGTTTCGTCGAGCGTTGGCAGGAAGCGCTGGCCGCCACCGGCGGCGGCCAGGGCGTCTCGCAGGAAGCCCTGCAGGAGCGCGCCCTCAACGAGGCTGCCGCCTACGCCATCCGCATCGACGTGGCCGAAGAGCTGGCCCGACTGCGTGCGCACCTGGACGAGATTGCCCGCTTGCTCAAGGCCGGGGGCGAGGTCGGCAAGCGCCTGGACTTCTTGATACAGGAGTTGCTGCGCGAAGCCAACACGCTCGGATCCAAATCTTCCACGCTGGAACTCACGAATATCTCGGTTGAAATGAAAGTCCTGATCGAACAGCTGCGCGAGCAGGTCCAGAATCTCGAGTGA
- a CDS encoding PP2C family serine/threonine-protein phosphatase — MRFSVYQVSRKGGREKNEDRMGYCYTRDSGLFALADGMGGHPEGEVASQLALQTLAAMFQRDAKPTLKEPMRFLHEAIIAGHHQLLRYATQKALIDTPRTTVVACVLQGNMAYWAHCGDSRLYLVRGEKLVARTRDHSYSELQETMSHVVPMGERFNRNVLFTCLGSPGKPVVDTVGPLMLQAGDRLLLCSDGLWGTVSDAEITDQLARNTISDAVPELVEQALRNGGPKSDNVSVLAVEWESAEDGDSNSGISTQTLGEEVFASTIQASVLGQEPPDELDEAEIERSIREINEAIRRSSQKKS; from the coding sequence ATGCGATTCAGCGTCTACCAGGTCAGCCGCAAAGGCGGCCGCGAGAAGAACGAAGACCGCATGGGCTACTGCTACACGCGCGATTCCGGGCTCTTCGCGCTGGCAGACGGCATGGGCGGGCACCCGGAAGGCGAAGTCGCTTCTCAGCTCGCACTGCAGACCCTGGCCGCGATGTTCCAGCGGGACGCGAAGCCGACGCTGAAGGAGCCGATGCGCTTTCTGCACGAAGCCATCATTGCCGGCCACCACCAGCTGCTGCGCTACGCCACCCAGAAGGCGCTGATCGACACCCCGCGCACCACCGTCGTCGCCTGCGTCCTGCAGGGCAACATGGCTTACTGGGCGCACTGCGGCGATTCGCGGCTCTATCTTGTGCGCGGCGAGAAGCTCGTGGCGCGCACCCGGGATCACTCGTATTCCGAGCTGCAGGAGACCATGAGCCACGTCGTGCCCATGGGCGAGCGCTTCAACCGCAACGTGCTCTTCACCTGCCTGGGCAGCCCCGGCAAGCCGGTGGTCGACACCGTCGGCCCGCTCATGCTGCAGGCCGGTGACCGCCTGCTGCTGTGCTCCGACGGCCTCTGGGGCACCGTGAGCGACGCCGAGATCACCGACCAGCTCGCGCGCAACACCATCTCCGACGCCGTGCCCGAGCTCGTCGAGCAGGCCCTGCGCAACGGCGGCCCGAAGAGCGACAACGTCTCGGTGCTGGCGGTCGAGTGGGAATCGGCCGAAGACGGCGACAGCAACTCCGGCATCTCGACGCAGACCCTGGGCGAAGAGGTGTTTGCCTCGACCATCCAGGCCAGCGTGCTGGGCCAGGAGCCGCCCGACGAGCTCGACGAAGCGGAGATCGAGCGCTCGATCCGCGAAATCAACGAAGCCATTCGGCGTTCGTCGCAGAAGAAGTCCTGA
- a CDS encoding uroporphyrinogen-III C-methyltransferase, whose translation MSDVTQAPLPTAASEPVAPPPVARRSRWVPALLLLLILVVAVSLGLAWSAQQRVRKLEQELVRRQQDSQTQSGEARLLAKRADETARESAAKVTLLEARLAEVAIQRTQLEDLIQSLSRSRDENVLVDIDSALRVAQQQATITGSAEPLVAALKQADDRLARYAQPRLEGVRRAIARDIDRVKAVGVPDIAALSIKLDEAIRLVDELPLLSQAEPRKDTKAAASSPKAAARGASAPASAPAGWAATVSDKWGGLMQTLWGETRTLVRVTRIDHPEAMLVAPEQAFFLRENLKLRLLNARLAVLSRQFDTVQTDVQGAQQSLERYFDRSSRRTGVASDLLKQVAAGARQVGLPRPDDTLAALAAANAGR comes from the coding sequence GTGAGCGATGTCACACAAGCCCCCCTGCCCACCGCCGCCAGCGAGCCTGTCGCGCCGCCGCCCGTGGCGCGCCGCAGCCGCTGGGTACCGGCGCTGCTGCTCCTGTTGATCCTCGTCGTGGCGGTGAGCCTCGGGCTCGCGTGGTCGGCGCAGCAGCGTGTGCGCAAGCTCGAGCAGGAGCTGGTGCGTCGCCAGCAGGACAGCCAGACGCAGTCAGGCGAGGCCCGTCTTCTCGCCAAGCGTGCCGACGAGACCGCGCGTGAGAGTGCCGCCAAGGTCACGCTGCTCGAAGCGCGCCTGGCCGAAGTGGCGATCCAGCGCACGCAGCTTGAAGACCTGATCCAGTCGCTGTCGCGCTCGCGCGATGAGAACGTGCTCGTCGACATCGATTCCGCGCTGCGCGTCGCGCAACAGCAAGCCACCATCACTGGCAGCGCCGAGCCGCTGGTGGCGGCACTCAAGCAGGCCGACGATCGCCTTGCGCGTTATGCCCAGCCGCGGCTCGAAGGCGTGCGCCGCGCGATTGCGCGCGACATCGACCGTGTGAAGGCCGTGGGCGTACCCGACATCGCGGCACTCTCGATCAAGCTCGACGAGGCGATCCGGCTGGTCGACGAGCTGCCGTTGCTGTCGCAGGCCGAGCCACGCAAGGACACCAAGGCTGCTGCAAGTTCGCCCAAGGCCGCGGCACGCGGCGCGTCGGCCCCCGCATCTGCGCCGGCCGGATGGGCGGCCACCGTGTCCGACAAATGGGGCGGCCTCATGCAGACGCTCTGGGGAGAGACCCGCACGCTGGTGCGCGTGACCCGCATCGATCACCCCGAGGCCATGCTCGTCGCGCCGGAACAGGCCTTCTTCCTGCGCGAGAACCTCAAGCTGCGCCTGCTCAACGCGCGGCTGGCGGTGCTCAGCCGCCAGTTCGACACCGTGCAGACCGATGTGCAAGGTGCGCAGCAGTCGCTCGAGCGCTATTTCGACCGCAGCTCGCGCCGCACCGGCGTGGCCTCCGATCTGCTCAAGCAGGTGGCCGCAGGCGCCCGCCAGGTGGGGCTGCCCCGCCCTGACGACACGCTCGCGGCGCTCGCCGCGGCCAACGCGGGACGTTGA
- a CDS encoding heme biosynthesis HemY N-terminal domain-containing protein, protein MRAVVWFVLLFVVAVVAATTFGANDGLVSLYWGGWRMDVSMNLFLLVLLAACLALVTIFQAVNALVGLPRRAHEWRVARRDRTAQAALRDALAQFFGGRYSRAQKAAQRALLIQAETADLAQDNEFTVLGHLLAAGSAHKLQDRARRDEELERALELSSRSSAARSAEEGARLLAAEWALDDRDAARALSLLAVLPPGVARRTHALRLKLQACRLAQQPHEALKTARLLAKHQAFSKAAAQGLLRSLAFESLDGARDADQVRRTWFALDVADRRDPLVAGRAAERLAAFGAQTEGRAWLRPFWDRLADFTEDERVALADGLVACMDGLTPDWLARLEASAQAHPREAAVAYAVGCALAERGLWGKARLLLEQAATAPALQTASRRRAWLLLAKLAEQQSDVERAASCYREAAGL, encoded by the coding sequence ATGCGCGCAGTCGTCTGGTTCGTCCTGCTCTTCGTGGTGGCCGTGGTGGCCGCGACGACCTTCGGCGCCAACGATGGGCTGGTGTCGCTCTACTGGGGCGGCTGGCGCATGGACGTGTCGATGAATCTCTTCCTGCTCGTGCTGCTGGCTGCCTGCCTTGCGCTCGTGACTATCTTCCAGGCGGTGAACGCGCTCGTCGGGCTGCCGCGGAGGGCTCATGAGTGGCGCGTGGCGCGGCGAGACCGCACGGCCCAGGCGGCACTGCGCGACGCACTGGCCCAGTTCTTCGGCGGGCGCTACAGCCGCGCGCAAAAGGCGGCGCAGCGGGCGCTGCTGATCCAGGCCGAAACCGCCGACCTGGCCCAAGACAACGAGTTCACCGTGCTCGGCCATTTGCTCGCCGCGGGAAGTGCCCACAAGCTGCAGGACCGCGCACGCCGCGACGAAGAGCTCGAGCGTGCGCTCGAGCTGAGCAGCCGCAGCAGCGCTGCGCGCTCCGCGGAAGAGGGCGCGCGCCTGCTGGCCGCCGAATGGGCGCTCGATGATCGCGATGCCGCACGTGCGCTGAGCTTGCTGGCGGTGCTACCCCCAGGCGTGGCCCGCCGCACGCATGCCCTGCGCCTCAAGCTGCAAGCGTGCCGCCTCGCGCAGCAGCCCCATGAAGCTTTGAAGACGGCGCGCTTGCTGGCCAAGCACCAGGCGTTTTCCAAGGCGGCCGCACAGGGCCTGCTGCGTTCCCTCGCATTCGAGTCGCTTGATGGCGCCCGTGACGCCGACCAGGTGCGCCGCACATGGTTCGCGCTCGACGTGGCCGACCGCCGTGACCCGCTGGTGGCAGGGCGGGCCGCTGAACGCCTGGCGGCATTTGGCGCACAGACCGAGGGTCGCGCGTGGCTGCGGCCCTTCTGGGACCGCCTGGCCGATTTCACCGAAGACGAGCGTGTGGCGCTCGCCGATGGTCTGGTGGCCTGCATGGACGGACTCACACCGGATTGGCTGGCGCGCCTGGAGGCCTCGGCCCAAGCCCACCCGCGAGAGGCGGCCGTCGCCTATGCCGTGGGCTGCGCTCTCGCCGAGCGTGGTCTGTGGGGCAAGGCTCGGCTTCTGCTCGAGCAGGCGGCCACTGCACCTGCGCTTCAAACGGCGTCCCGCCGCCGTGCGTGGCTATTGCTGGCCAAGCTCGCGGAGCAGCAGTCCGATGTGGAACGTGCAGCCTCCTGCTACCGCGAAGCTGCGGGTTTGTAG
- a CDS encoding bifunctional (p)ppGpp synthetase/guanosine-3',5'-bis(diphosphate) 3'-pyrophosphohydrolase produces the protein MASPITWIRDAATGVSRRAREAPPPTVSDAAAASFATLVKKLDYLDAADIKRVREAYRFADEAHLGQFRASGEPYITHPIAVAGLCADWKLDAQAIMAALMHDAMEDCGVTKVELIERFGGATADLVDGLTKLDKIQFSTKEESQAESFRKMLLAMARDVRVILIKLADRLHNMRTMEAMAANKRVRIARETLDIFAPIAHRLGLNQTYRELQELSFQYLKPWRHAALSKAINRARGYRRDIVERIQKEVEKAFTDTKQKVQVHGREKTLYSIYAKMRDKHLTFAQVNDIFGFRIVVNTLPECYLALGVLHQLYKPLPGRFKDYIAIPKANGYQSLHTTLVSPLGTAVEFQIRTEPMHAVAEKGIAAHWMYKIGSAGQAQDAQRLGALWLQSLVDIQDETRDASEFLEHVKIDLFPDAVYVFTPKSKIMALPRGATPVDFAYAIHSDVGDHCVAAKVNGDPVALRTELRSGDVVEIVTAPGARPNPGWLNFVRTGRARSKIRHYLKNMEQEESQQLGEKLLAQALRAEGMTLPEIDPNDANATALWQALTRWSGNRTRADLLTDIGLGRKIAIIVAKRLSQLMLERGAKPDALTLTMGRYAVQDDATPSQGLVVIDGSEGASVQMATCCRPIPGDDIVGYLGRGEGLLVHTAECSVGKRLFERDSERWITVDWAEEPVRSFETSITILLKNGKGVLAQVAQAVSSVEADISHIDMDDEAAAETTELRLLISVRDRQHLADVMRTLRRAPAVLKVLRLKP, from the coding sequence ATGGCCAGCCCCATCACCTGGATACGCGACGCCGCCACCGGCGTGTCGCGCCGCGCGCGCGAAGCACCGCCGCCGACGGTGAGCGATGCAGCCGCCGCCTCGTTTGCCACGCTGGTCAAGAAACTCGACTACCTCGACGCCGCCGACATCAAGCGTGTGCGCGAAGCCTACCGGTTCGCCGACGAGGCCCACCTGGGCCAGTTCCGCGCGAGCGGCGAGCCCTACATCACCCACCCCATCGCGGTCGCCGGCCTCTGCGCCGACTGGAAGCTCGACGCACAGGCCATCATGGCGGCGCTGATGCACGACGCGATGGAGGACTGCGGCGTCACCAAGGTCGAACTGATCGAGCGATTCGGCGGTGCCACCGCCGACCTGGTCGACGGCCTCACGAAACTGGACAAGATCCAGTTCTCGACCAAGGAAGAGTCGCAGGCCGAATCCTTCCGCAAGATGCTGCTGGCGATGGCGCGCGACGTGCGTGTCATCCTCATCAAGCTCGCCGACCGGCTGCACAACATGCGCACGATGGAGGCGATGGCGGCCAACAAGCGTGTGCGCATTGCGCGCGAGACGCTCGACATATTCGCCCCCATCGCCCACCGCCTGGGCCTGAACCAGACCTACCGCGAGCTGCAGGAGCTGTCGTTTCAGTACCTGAAGCCGTGGCGGCACGCGGCGCTCTCGAAGGCGATCAATCGCGCCCGGGGCTACCGCCGCGACATCGTCGAGCGCATCCAGAAGGAAGTCGAAAAGGCCTTCACCGACACCAAGCAGAAGGTGCAGGTGCACGGCCGCGAGAAGACGCTCTATTCCATCTACGCGAAGATGCGCGACAAGCACCTGACCTTCGCGCAGGTGAACGACATCTTCGGCTTCCGCATCGTCGTCAACACGCTGCCAGAGTGCTATCTCGCCTTGGGCGTGCTGCACCAGCTCTACAAGCCGCTGCCGGGCCGCTTCAAGGACTACATCGCCATCCCCAAGGCCAACGGCTACCAGTCGCTGCACACCACGCTGGTGAGCCCGCTTGGCACGGCGGTCGAGTTCCAGATCCGGACTGAGCCCATGCACGCTGTGGCCGAAAAAGGCATCGCCGCGCACTGGATGTACAAGATCGGCAGCGCCGGCCAGGCGCAGGACGCGCAGCGCCTGGGCGCGCTGTGGCTGCAGTCGCTGGTCGACATCCAGGACGAGACCCGCGACGCGAGCGAGTTCCTCGAGCACGTGAAGATCGATCTCTTCCCGGATGCGGTCTACGTGTTCACGCCCAAGTCCAAGATCATGGCGCTGCCCCGCGGCGCGACGCCCGTCGACTTCGCCTACGCCATCCACTCCGACGTGGGCGACCATTGCGTCGCCGCCAAGGTCAACGGCGACCCGGTGGCCTTGCGCACCGAGCTGCGCAGCGGCGACGTGGTCGAGATCGTCACCGCCCCTGGCGCCCGGCCCAACCCGGGCTGGCTCAACTTCGTGCGCACCGGCCGCGCGCGCTCGAAGATCCGCCACTACCTGAAAAACATGGAGCAGGAAGAGTCGCAGCAGCTTGGCGAGAAGCTGCTGGCGCAGGCCCTGCGCGCCGAGGGCATGACGCTGCCCGAGATCGATCCGAACGACGCCAACGCCACAGCCTTGTGGCAGGCCCTGACGCGCTGGAGCGGCAACCGCACCCGGGCGGACCTGCTCACCGACATCGGCCTGGGGCGCAAGATCGCGATCATCGTGGCCAAGCGCCTGTCGCAGCTGATGCTGGAACGCGGCGCCAAGCCCGACGCGCTCACGCTCACGATGGGCCGCTACGCGGTGCAGGACGACGCCACGCCCAGCCAAGGCCTGGTGGTGATCGACGGCTCCGAAGGCGCGTCGGTGCAGATGGCCACCTGTTGCCGCCCCATCCCCGGCGACGACATCGTGGGCTACCTGGGCCGCGGCGAGGGCCTGCTCGTGCACACCGCCGAATGCAGTGTCGGCAAGCGCCTTTTCGAGCGCGACAGCGAACGCTGGATCACCGTCGATTGGGCCGAAGAGCCGGTTCGTTCCTTCGAAACCAGCATCACCATCCTGCTGAAGAACGGCAAGGGCGTGCTGGCCCAGGTGGCGCAGGCGGTGAGTTCGGTCGAAGCCGACATCTCGCACATCGACATGGATGACGAGGCCGCCGCCGAGACCACCGAGTTGCGTCTGCTCATCAGCGTGCGCGACCGGCAGCACCTGGCCGACGTGATGCGCACGCTGCGCCGGGCACCCGCCGTGCTGAAGGTGCTGCGTCTGAAGCCCTGA
- a CDS encoding serine/threonine-protein kinase, whose amino-acid sequence MSKPKPAPLPSGTVVGGYQIIKKLAAGGFGVVYLAEDSDRHLVAVKEYLPSSLAERAPGELMPRVKPEKQPLYRLGLKSFFEEGRNLAQISHPSVVSVLNFFRENDTVYMVMNYLQGDTLQDFIVTARDLKRDKVFRESTIRSLFDEILRGLRIVHQHKMLHLDIKPANIFITNENKAVLLDFGAAREVLSKEGNFIRPMYTPGFAAPEMYRRDGTLGPWTDIYAVGACIYACMQGYPPNDAPQRIEKDRLALSLSRLRNVYSDNLIEVTEWCMSLDPLSRPQSVFSLQKELARETERRYTKLSFSERLKLQLENLTTGAKA is encoded by the coding sequence ATGTCAAAGCCGAAACCTGCGCCATTGCCCTCGGGCACCGTGGTCGGCGGGTACCAGATCATCAAGAAACTGGCAGCCGGCGGCTTCGGCGTCGTGTACCTTGCAGAGGATTCCGATCGTCACCTCGTGGCCGTCAAGGAATACCTGCCGTCTTCTCTTGCGGAGCGTGCGCCCGGCGAACTGATGCCGCGGGTCAAACCCGAGAAGCAGCCCCTCTACCGCCTGGGCCTGAAGAGCTTCTTCGAAGAAGGCCGCAACCTCGCGCAGATCTCGCACCCGAGCGTCGTCTCGGTGCTCAACTTCTTCCGCGAGAACGACACCGTCTACATGGTGATGAACTACCTGCAGGGTGACACCCTGCAGGACTTCATCGTCACCGCCCGCGACCTGAAGCGCGACAAGGTCTTCCGCGAGTCCACCATCCGCAGCCTCTTCGACGAGATCCTGCGTGGCCTGCGCATCGTGCACCAGCACAAGATGCTGCACCTGGACATCAAGCCGGCCAACATCTTCATCACCAATGAAAACAAGGCCGTGCTGCTCGACTTCGGCGCTGCGCGCGAGGTGCTGAGCAAGGAAGGCAACTTCATCCGTCCGATGTACACGCCGGGTTTTGCGGCCCCCGAGATGTACCGCCGCGATGGCACGCTCGGCCCTTGGACCGACATCTACGCGGTCGGCGCCTGCATCTACGCCTGCATGCAGGGCTACCCACCCAACGACGCGCCCCAGCGCATCGAGAAGGACCGCCTGGCGCTCAGCCTCTCGCGCCTGCGCAACGTCTACTCCGACAACCTGATCGAAGTCACCGAGTGGTGCATGTCGCTCGATCCGCTCTCTCGCCCCCAGAGCGTGTTCTCGTTGCAGAAGGAACTGGCGCGCGAGACCGAGCGCCGCTATACCAAGCTCAGCTTCAGCGAACGCCTGAAGCTGCAACTCGAAAACCTCACCACCGGCGCGAAGGCCTAA
- the greB gene encoding transcription elongation factor GreB has product MNKAFTKEPEGDDDDDDSPGLPPLPAGTKNYVTPEGYRRLREELMTLLDVERPKVVEVVSWAAKNGDRSENGDYLYGKKRLREIDRRIRFLTKRLDVAEVADPSAHFGNDQIFFGATVTYANEAGDERTITIKGIDEADNLKGEVSWVAPIARALLKARVGDEVSLVTPGGLEKLEVVEVAYPKPELKG; this is encoded by the coding sequence ATGAACAAGGCCTTCACCAAGGAGCCGGAAGGCGACGACGACGATGACGACAGCCCCGGCCTGCCGCCGCTGCCGGCCGGCACGAAGAACTACGTCACGCCCGAGGGGTACAGGCGCCTGCGGGAGGAGCTGATGACGCTGCTCGACGTGGAGCGGCCAAAGGTCGTGGAGGTGGTGTCGTGGGCGGCGAAAAACGGCGACCGTTCCGAGAACGGAGACTACCTCTACGGCAAGAAGCGGCTGCGCGAGATCGACCGGCGCATCCGCTTCCTCACCAAGCGGCTCGACGTTGCCGAGGTGGCCGACCCGTCAGCACATTTCGGCAACGACCAGATCTTCTTCGGCGCCACGGTGACCTATGCCAACGAAGCCGGCGACGAACGCACGATCACCATCAAGGGCATCGACGAGGCCGACAACCTCAAGGGAGAGGTGAGCTGGGTCGCGCCTATCGCACGGGCCTTGCTGAAGGCAAGGGTGGGCGACGAGGTGTCGCTCGTCACACCGGGTGGACTGGAGAAGCTGGAAGTGGTGGAGGTCGCGTACCCGAAGCCTGAGCTGAAGGGCTGA